The nucleotide window GACTGAACATCCTCGATCCGGCGAGGGCTGCCCTCGGAGCCTTCGCCTTGAGCCTTCGCCTGCCCGTACGCCTGCGATCTGCCGTGACCACGCCAACCATCACGGCGGCGACACACGTGCCGCCGCCGTGATGTCGTAGGATCTCGCGATCCGTGACATAGCCGTGAATCGCTGACCTGGGACGATGTTCTCCGTCTCACGGCCGGATCTTCAAGATCAGTCTCGGAGTGCCGACGGATCCACCGTGGGCTGATCGTGGCTCGAGAGTCAGGCCTTGCCAGCCGCGGATACGGAGCTACGGAGCCCGGCAAGGCGGACCACCTTCTACAGGCGGCCGAGAGCCTCTTCGCTCACGCCACGGTGTACTCGGTGTCGCCGAAGTCGGCGACGACCCGGAGCCTGCCGCCGAGCGCCTCCACGTAGGACCGGAGGGTCGCAACCTCGGTACGGTCGACCTCACCGTGCTCGATCGAGGAAACGCGCGGCGCCGAAACCCCCATGACCACGGCAACATCACGCTGCGTAAGAGCCTGGTCGCGCCGCACCTCGGCCAGCTGATACGCCCGCACCTCGGCGGCCAGCCGGTCCATGGCCGCCTGCTTCTCCTCGGCCGTACGCACGGGCAGGCCCGCCGCGATACGACGCTCCCGCGCCTTGCGCTTGGTCTCCTCCCAGCTGACGCTGCTCATTCGTACTCCCTGGAGTCGAGTTCGGCGAGATGGCCTTGATAGCGTTTCTCGGCCAGCGGGATGTTGGCGTCGTACCAGCCCTGCCAGTCGCCGGCCTTGTCCCCAGCCACGAGAAGCGCCGCGCGACGAATCGGGTCGAAGGCAAAGAGGATGCGGATCTCCCCGCTCCCGGACGACCCGGGCCGCAGCTCCTTCATATGGTGCTGTTCGGCACCCTTGATCCGGTCGACCAGCGGCCGCCCGAGTGTCGGCCCGGTCGCAGCCAGCACGTCGATCGCATCTTCCACCTGTTCCGCACTGTCCCAGTCCTCGTCGACCAGTGCGTCGTACCACGCGGCGACCTCGGCCACCAGAATCACTTCCCATTGAGCCACGCCACGACTGCGAAGTTAACGCAAGCGTTAACCTCGGGGAGCGGGATCAGGGCAGCTCACGCCTTCGAGTGAACCCGTGCGGCATCCAGCGAGTCTTGAGACCCGGCATCGGTGCAAGATCTCGCGCTCGCGTCATAGAGAACAGCTCTGACCAGCAGGTTTCTGAGCTGGCCCAGCCCGTTTCCGGGTGCCCGTGTCTCAGGTCCGCGGCTATTCCTCAGAACCGTCATCAGCAGCCGTCCGTACCGCCCACTCACGCACGGTCATCGCATGCTCGATGCGGCTGACGATGTCCTTCTTGGACTCGGCGTCCAAGGTCTCCGGGATCTTGTCGAAGGTGTCGGGAAGGACGTCGAGCAGACCCCAGACAAGATGAGGTAGACACTGCGGCACGGTGTCGTTTAATCGATGCGGAGAAGGCATCGGATGGTAATTCTGCAGGTCACAGCGTTGCACTTCTATGCCGTGTGCTGAGAGTACCCCGTTCCACCTACTACGCGCAACTGGCCGTCTCAGCTCCGCTGCATTTCCTCGCTGTTCGCCGAGATGCCGCCGGACGAGCAGGCCGCTGACCTGCGTTGTCTCACCGCCCGCTTCATAAGTGCAGTCGATATGAAGCGGGCGGTGAGATTATGAAGCTGGATTTGAGACGCTACAAGATGTTGTTCCGGCTGAGATCAGCGCTGCGAGCCCTCCGCGCGGGGGAAGGAGACCTCCACCCGGCGGTTCTTCTTGCGGCCTTCTTCGTTGTCGTTGCCGGCGATCGGGAACTGCTCGCCGTAGCCACGGATCTCGAACGTGATGCTGGTCCCGGTCAGCGCCTTCTGCAGAACACCGTGCACGGCTTCGGCACGCTGCTTGGAGAGGACGTCGCCGTGCGCGGACGAACCGAGATTGTCGGTGAAGCCGAACACCCGGACCTTCTTGGCGTCCTGCTTCTTGATCTCCTCGGCGATTGCGTTGATACGACCGTTGGCCGCAGCACTCAGCTTCGCGCTGTCCTTGCCGAAGAGCACTTCGGCCTGGAGCGCGAACTTGATGTCCGCGTTGGTGTCCTCGCGGCGCTCCTCGCCTCCGAGGTCTTCCACGACGGACTTGATGTCGAGAACCTTGGGGTCGGCGAGCGTGGCCCCGTCGGGCAGCTTCAGATCTGAATCGTTCGGATCGACCTTGACCGGTGCTTCCGCCGAAGCGGACGGATACGGGCTGTCTTCGGCGAAGGCGTTCGGAGCCGCTCCCACTCCGAAGGCCAGCGCCCCGGCGAAGACAGTCATCGCCAGCCGGGCTCGAGCCCGCTGAGAACTACTGGTGGCTGCGCTCATCACGAGATCTCAATCGTGGCGTTGGCGAAACCGGGGAACTGGAGGTCAACCTGACTCGTCGACTGCGCCGGAGCGGGGAACTGCGCGAAGAACGTGAGACTCTTACCCGCCTCGATGCTCGGGGCAAAGCCACTCGTCGTCAGCGGCCGGTTGTCCGTATCGCGGAGGACGTAATAGCGCTTCTTCTCCTGCGAATCCACCAGTGTCATAGCTGCGAGCGATCGGCCGGTGGCCGCGACAGCCTCTTCCGCACCGCCCCAGTTGAGCGGAGTCGTGTACAACGCGCTGCTCGTGTTCTTGAGCTGTCCGTTGACCGTGAGGAAGCCGCCCGAATCACGCTTTGCCGAGTTGATCACCATGTCAACGCCGGCGTCGCCTTTGACCGTCACAAGGACCGTGCTGGTGTCCGGAACAACCTCGCCGCCGCTGCTGCCCTTGTCGGATTCCGACGGCGGAGTGGACGCCTTGGACGCGACCGTCTTCGGCTCCTTACCATCGTCGCTGCCGCAAGCAGTCGCCGACAGGGCGAGCGTCGCCACCATCAAGGCGGCAACGCCCGCTCGGCGCATGGTCCTCACGTGCGGATTACTCATCGGTCCAGTTCCTTTGCGTTCGATCGTGGTCAGTCGGCCAGACGTACAGTGAAGAGCTCGGTCATCTCCGGCAGGAGCGCCAGGTCCTTGGGGTCGATCACCCACACCTTGTTGTCACAGGCGAGCGCACCGGGCGACGGCGACGTCAGATCCGGGTTCGGGATGAATTTGCAGCGAGGATCGACAACAGCCACCGACGTCGCCTTCGCCCGCTTACCCTCCGTGCCCGGAACCAGGTTCGCGCTCATCCCCTTGTTGGACCTGACGCCGACCGTGAACCCCCAGCGGCCGTCGAACAGCATGCGGCAATCGACGCTCACGGCGTCGTTCTTTCCTGCGAACCAGGACGCCTTCGCACACCCGTTGTGGGTTCCGGGATACGGCCCGTTGAACACGAGGGTGAGGTATGCCCTGTCCAGGATATGGGCCCGCAGGTCCACCGCTTCCAGACTGCGGGACTCCTGAGCCGCCGCCAGCGCGGCGGCATCCGACGCGCTCTGGGCCCCGTTGCGCCTGACGTCGGCTTCACCGAAGGCAAAGAAGATCAACGCAAGAAAGAGCAGGCCCACCACCGCTGTGATGTACAGCGGTGCGGCCTGCCCTGACTCGTAATCAGCCGACTGGCTCACCTGCCAAGAACCTCGTTGATCTTGGCGGTGAACTTGTCCCCGATGGAAGCGCCCAGGTTGGTGTTGATCAGCGCGATCACGATCGCCACCACCAGGATGGTGATACCCACGTACTCGATGGCGCCCTGGCCCTTGTCGCTCCGCCGCTTCATGGCCTCGACGGCGGTGTTCTTCCAGCCGTTGACGTAGGTCTGCGTGGTGGTGGCGGCCTTCAGGGTGATGTTCGACATGGTGTTCCCCTCCGAGTTCGGCCGACCGGGGATCGGCCGACGCTGCTGCGTACGTTTTCGTATCGTCCGCGCTTCCGGCTTCCTCCTGGCCGGTCTCACTTTCGACATGAGAAACGTACGTCGGGGAGGCACTCAGCCGCATGGGCCTTCGGGCCCAACTACGGGCCCAAGCCGCCAGTTGGGCCTTCGGGCCCATCGTCGTGTCAGCCATGCCTCGTCGACCCCCCGGACGACATGCGGTGCCAGACGGCGATGGCCTCGCCCCGGCTGCCGGCATTCAACTTGGCGAAGATGCGGTTGATGTGGTTCTTGACAGTCTTCTGGCTGATGAAACAGGTGGCCGCGATCTGCTGATTGGTCATGCCCGACGCGATCAGGTCCATCACTTCCACCTCCCGTTCACTCAGCTCGGCGATCATTCCCTGGGCCGCAGGCGCGGGAACCCCTGTGGACGAATGTGCCATAGATGGTTGCGTAAGCGAAGACCTTTGAGAAAATCGTGGCGCGGTCAACTCGCCCTGTACCGCCCTACCCTGCGGGCTTTGTGCCGCACCGGGCATCGATCGCCCCGGGGCCTCATGTGCGGATGCAGACATCGGGGCCGGTGGTGCGGCGGGGCGGTAGCCCGG belongs to Streptomyces finlayi and includes:
- a CDS encoding XRE family transcriptional regulator, which translates into the protein MSSVSWEETKRKARERRIAAGLPVRTAEEKQAAMDRLAAEVRAYQLAEVRRDQALTQRDVAVVMGVSAPRVSSIEHGEVDRTEVATLRSYVEALGGRLRVVADFGDTEYTVA
- a CDS encoding type II toxin-antitoxin system RelE/ParE family toxin produces the protein MAQWEVILVAEVAAWYDALVDEDWDSAEQVEDAIDVLAATGPTLGRPLVDRIKGAEQHHMKELRPGSSGSGEIRILFAFDPIRRAALLVAGDKAGDWQGWYDANIPLAEKRYQGHLAELDSREYE
- a CDS encoding OmpA family protein; amino-acid sequence: MSAATSSSQRARARLAMTVFAGALAFGVGAAPNAFAEDSPYPSASAEAPVKVDPNDSDLKLPDGATLADPKVLDIKSVVEDLGGEERREDTNADIKFALQAEVLFGKDSAKLSAAANGRINAIAEEIKKQDAKKVRVFGFTDNLGSSAHGDVLSKQRAEAVHGVLQKALTGTSITFEIRGYGEQFPIAGNDNEEGRKKNRRVEVSFPRAEGSQR
- a CDS encoding pilus assembly protein TadG-related protein: MSQSADYESGQAAPLYITAVVGLLFLALIFFAFGEADVRRNGAQSASDAAALAAAQESRSLEAVDLRAHILDRAYLTLVFNGPYPGTHNGCAKASWFAGKNDAVSVDCRMLFDGRWGFTVGVRSNKGMSANLVPGTEGKRAKATSVAVVDPRCKFIPNPDLTSPSPGALACDNKVWVIDPKDLALLPEMTELFTVRLAD